The following DNA comes from Legionella sp. PATHC032.
AAGAATTGCAAAGAGTATCCAAAGAAATTAATACTCTTCTACAAAGTGAATCTTTAACAAAAAGCCAAGTTCTTGAAAAAGTTTTAAACTCTATAGAAACTTTGGATAAAATTGACAGAGAAATTTCCTCTGAATACAATTTGTTTCAAAGTACTTTACAAAAAGAAGTCCGATTATTCCGAGAGCAATTGAAGGACATCTGTCAGTTAGACAACTATGCCTTTAAATCAAAAAAACTTGATGAAATTATCTCTCTGGAAATGGAAGAACAATTTCAAAAGATACAAGATCCGACGGTTCAGCAAATTGTCAGGGACTTGCCTTCCCATTGCCATAACGATGAGGCAATTGAATTCTTTAAGACATTGAATCCTGAAGAAGCATCTAAAGTAGCTAGCTATTTAAGCCTGGAATACCGAGAAATTAATAAATCAACGGATAAGAAAACTCTCCTGGAACAGGATATTCCTAAATTATTTAAAGAAGTGAATATGCAACTGTTATCTCAATTGAAACAAGATAGTGCTGTTAAAGAAGACGTCTATGAAAAACTCAGTCAATTGGCTGATAAAATTCCTCCTGAGTTTTTTACAAGAAACAACATTAGAAAATGGTCTGCCAGTCCTGAAAAGCTCGAGGAGTCCAATCTTAATGAGCTAATCAAATCAGTTCAGAGCACTTCTCCACAAACAGTAATAGAATATAGAAAAGCTATGGGTGAAATCAGAGGAAATAATGAACCACCTAGAGATACTCTTGGGCATACAATATAGCCTGATGATATTAAGTCGATTAACTCATCAGTTAAAGAGATACATTATTTAGCTGCGGGAGATTAGCAAGAACATTTTTCAGTAACTCTCACAGCTTTCTCTATCGCTGTAAATTAACGCAAGTTATGGATAAAATCAGTTGTTATCTCGAAGCCGTTTATCAACTCTAATGTTTCATGCCAAGGCTTCGAGACGATGCTTATGGAAATCCTCAGCCCAAACGAACCCTGGATATCGACTCCTTCCTATATAATCCTTACCGATAACTCTCGTTAAATTAATTAATGTTTTGCTTTCCTCTTGTCCTGCCAAGTTTGCAACAATACATAAAAAACAGGCACAAAAACAACTGCGAGACAAGTTGAGGCAAGCATACCACTGCTCACAGCTATGCCAATTGAGCGTCGAGAATTGGCACCTGCACCTGTTGCAAAAACCAAGGGCATAACCCCCATGATAAACGCAAAAGACGTCATCAGGATAGGTCTAAATCGTGTTTTAGCGCCAATCACTGCCGCCTCAATAACTGATTTATTATGAATTTCACGTTGTTCACGTGCGACTTCAACAATCAAAATAGCATTTTTTGTAGCCAATGCAATGAGAAGCAACAAGCCAATTTGAGTATACATATTATTATCCATGCCCAAACTGCCAAGAGCTAATACTGTTCCGACCAAAGTCAAAGGGACACTCAGGATAATCGCAGATGGAATAAGCCAGTTTTCATATTGACCAGATAAAATTAAATAAACCAAAACCAAAGACAAGGCAAAAATAAAATAACTGAGGTTACCAGCGACTTTTTCCTGATAAGCTGTACTGGTCCATTCATAAGATATTCCCGGGGGCAATTGTTCCTTTGCCAATTCCTCCATAACCTGGATTCCCTGACCTGAGCTATATCCTCTAGCAGCAACCCCATTTATGTTACTTGAAGGATAAAGGTTATATAAAGAAATGATTGAGGGACCCACTGCAGGACCTACGTCCGTCAAAGTACCTAAAGGCACCATGGAACCGGATTGATTTCTTACATAGTAATTTCTTAAATCTTCGCTGCTAATCCGTGAGGACGCATCAGCCTGAACATAGACTGGAAATACCTGACCAAATTTTGTAAACAGATTGACATAAGAAGAGCCTAAATAAGTTTGCAAAGTATCAAAGGCATCTGCGATACGCACGCCTAAGGATTCGGCTTTGGTTCTGTTAATCGGTGCTGAAACTTGAGGTACACTCGCGCGAAATGTCGTCATAAGGTTTTGCAACTGCGGGTATTGATGTCCGGTATTAATCATTTGATCAGTGGCTTGTTGTAATTTCCTGTAATCAAAAGTACCGTCTTGTAATTCGACCTGCATTTGAAATCCCCCAGACATCCCCAAGCCTTGAATAGGAGGAGGCACAACCACCAACACTTTTGCATCGAGAGTTTCTTTGGCCATTGCATTGAATTTGGTATAAAGAGCTCGTAAATTCTCTGATTTTCCTCTGACACTCCAATCTTTGAATATAACATAGATAACACCAGCGTTAGGGAGCAGAGAATTGTTATCCAATAATGAAATGCCATCAATAGCAATCACATTATCTACCCCCCCAACTTCAGATGCTTTTTTAGCTAATCTACTCACGACTTCATCGGTACGTCCTAAACTGGCACCATCAGGCAGCTGAACACTTAACATCAAATAGCCTTGATCTTCCATGGGAATGAAGCCGGTTGGAATACGTGTCAGACCATAAATGGCACAAGCCACTAAAATGATTCCAATCAAACAAACTTTGCCACTACGGTGCACAAGCCGATCAATAAACTTTACGTAAGCCGATTCAATGGGATTATAGATTCGATCAAATGCCTGAAAAAATATATTCTTCGGTTTACTCGTATCAGGAGCTTTTAACCATAAAGCACATTGAGTCGGCTTTAACGTCATGGCATTAATTGCGCTTATAAAGGCAGTTGCAGCAATAACCAAGGCAAACTGCGCATACATTGACCCTGTTAAACCCGGCATAAAACCAGCAGGGACAAAAACAGCCATTAATACCAAGGTAATACCAATAATAGGTCCAAATAATTCTTTCATTGCAAGTATGGCAGATTCTTTCGGTGATAGGCCTTTTTCAATATGTTGGGTAACCCCCTCAACAATAACAATGGCATCATCAACCACAATTCCAATTGCAAGCACTAAAGCAAACAAAGTGAGCAAATTAATACTATAGCCAAGCAATAACATGGCAAAAAATGTTCCAATGATAGTCACAGGAACCGTTGTCGCAGGTACTAATGAAGCGCGAAAATTTTGTAGAAATACAACAATCACTATCAAAACCAAAATTCCTGCTTCAAAGAGTGTTTTGTATACTTCTTCAATAGATGCCTTGACGAAAACAGTGGTATCAAATGGAATAGAATATTCAAGCCCCGGAGGGAACTGTTTCGCCATTTTCGCCACTGCTTTACGAACCTCTTTTGCAACATCCAGCGCATTGGCGCCAGGAAGCTGAAAAATACCTATCGCTGCTGTAGGTTTGCCATTAAGATTAGCAAGCTGATTATAGCTCTCGGATCCCAACTCAACTCGCCCTACATCACGAATGCGTACTACCTGAGCAGAGCTATTGGCTGATGAATTTTCATCGGGTGATGTATCAATCGTTTTAATAATAATGTTTTCAAACTCTTTTGGATCAGAGAGTTGTCCAGGTACATTCACAGTAAATTG
Coding sequences within:
- a CDS encoding efflux RND transporter permease subunit, producing MISKFFIERPVLANVIALFIVFIGIIAIAVLPVSQYPAIVPPTIQVTTSYPGADAKTLINTVALPIEQQVNGVEDMLYMQSTSTSGGTYTLIVTFAIGTDLNYAQVLVQNRVQAAMAQLPESVQKQGVVVQQKSTAILQFITLTSKNNEYDGVFLDSYATINMQDELSRLPGVGNVVVFGSGSYAMRVWLDPKKMLAFSLNPSDVLNAISYQNKEVSAGQLGAPPTVGKQAYQFTVNVPGQLSDPKEFENIIIKTIDTSPDENSSANSSAQVVRIRDVGRVELGSESYNQLANLNGKPTAAIGIFQLPGANALDVAKEVRKAVAKMAKQFPPGLEYSIPFDTTVFVKASIEEVYKTLFEAGILVLIVIVVFLQNFRASLVPATTVPVTIIGTFFAMLLLGYSINLLTLFALVLAIGIVVDDAIVIVEGVTQHIEKGLSPKESAILAMKELFGPIIGITLVLMAVFVPAGFMPGLTGSMYAQFALVIAATAFISAINAMTLKPTQCALWLKAPDTSKPKNIFFQAFDRIYNPIESAYVKFIDRLVHRSGKVCLIGIILVACAIYGLTRIPTGFIPMEDQGYLMLSVQLPDGASLGRTDEVVSRLAKKASEVGGVDNVIAIDGISLLDNNSLLPNAGVIYVIFKDWSVRGKSENLRALYTKFNAMAKETLDAKVLVVVPPPIQGLGMSGGFQMQVELQDGTFDYRKLQQATDQMINTGHQYPQLQNLMTTFRASVPQVSAPINRTKAESLGVRIADAFDTLQTYLGSSYVNLFTKFGQVFPVYVQADASSRISSEDLRNYYVRNQSGSMVPLGTLTDVGPAVGPSIISLYNLYPSSNINGVAARGYSSGQGIQVMEELAKEQLPPGISYEWTSTAYQEKVAGNLSYFIFALSLVLVYLILSGQYENWLIPSAIILSVPLTLVGTVLALGSLGMDNNMYTQIGLLLLIALATKNAILIVEVAREQREIHNKSVIEAAVIGAKTRFRPILMTSFAFIMGVMPLVFATGAGANSRRSIGIAVSSGMLASTCLAVVFVPVFYVLLQTWQDKRKAKH